A portion of the Leifsonia sp. EB41 genome contains these proteins:
- the msrB gene encoding peptide-methionine (R)-S-oxide reductase MsrB, whose translation MSASHDEAAQGAAAPNGYGLEKTDEEWRRELSPEQYAVLREAGTERPWTGELLDEGRAGLYTCAACGAELFKSGTKFDSGCGWPSFYESIRPEAVQLLEDDSLGMVRTEVRCANCGSHLGHVFPDGFGTPTGDRYCMNSLSLNFAPEA comes from the coding sequence ATGAGCGCATCGCACGACGAGGCCGCGCAGGGCGCCGCAGCGCCCAACGGGTACGGGCTCGAGAAGACCGACGAGGAGTGGCGCCGCGAGCTCAGCCCGGAGCAGTACGCGGTGCTGCGCGAGGCGGGCACGGAGCGGCCGTGGACCGGCGAGCTGCTCGACGAGGGCCGCGCGGGCCTCTACACCTGCGCCGCGTGCGGAGCGGAGCTGTTCAAGTCGGGCACCAAGTTCGACAGCGGCTGCGGCTGGCCGAGCTTCTACGAGTCGATCCGGCCGGAGGCCGTGCAGCTCCTGGAGGACGACAGCCTGGGCATGGTCCGCACCGAGGTGCGCTGCGCGAACTGCGGCTCCCACCTGGGCCACGTGTTCCCCGACGGCTTCGGCACCCCGACCGGCGACCGCTACTGCATGAACTCGCTCTCGCTGAACTTCGCCCCAGAGGCCTGA
- a CDS encoding nitroreductase family protein yields MSELVERVAARRSYSRVTSAAPTHEELLPLVAAAGRVADHSALHPWRVIELRGDARIRLGRAFVKDAKATGEEAEKLAAKPLRSSLLLAIVAVRTKNEKVPGWEQDAVAAGVAHLLSLLLHDAGWGVMWRTGHHTRSKAVHRMHDLAKNERLLGWLYVGGVPDDGKEAHRTSIDPERFLTTLD; encoded by the coding sequence ATGTCCGAGCTCGTCGAGCGGGTCGCCGCGCGCCGGTCGTACTCGCGCGTGACCTCCGCGGCGCCGACGCACGAGGAGCTGCTGCCGCTCGTGGCCGCCGCCGGCCGCGTCGCCGACCACTCGGCGCTGCATCCATGGCGGGTCATCGAGCTGCGCGGCGACGCGCGCATCCGGCTGGGCCGAGCGTTCGTGAAGGACGCCAAGGCGACCGGCGAGGAGGCCGAGAAACTGGCGGCCAAGCCGCTGCGCTCGTCGCTGCTGCTCGCGATCGTCGCGGTGCGCACGAAGAACGAGAAGGTGCCGGGCTGGGAGCAGGACGCCGTCGCCGCGGGCGTCGCGCACCTCCTGAGCCTGCTGCTCCACGACGCCGGCTGGGGCGTCATGTGGCGCACCGGCCACCACACCAGGTCGAAGGCCGTGCACCGGATGCACGACCTCGCCAAGAACGAGCGCCTGCTCGGCTGGCTGTACGTCGGCGGCGTACCGGACGACGGCAAGGAGGCCCACCGGACCTCCATCGACCCCGAGCGCTTCCTGACGACGCTCGACTGA
- a CDS encoding DMT family transporter, which translates to MTSRSFPLWLALVCAIVCGAGVALQSRINGELGQRLDDGVTAAVISFGSGLVILIVAMAVAPAGRRGFGRVAAALRTRELPWWYVVGGAAGAFLVLSQGVAAAVLGVALFTVAVVAGQTVSGLVLDRIGLGPGGRRPITPARLAGALIALGAVTWAVSAQLGGSVPIWLMLLPLISGLGLGWQQAVNGQVRVVAESALTATFINFVVGTTVLLVIMAVDWSLRGLPKPLPTEPWLYLGGAIGCVFIAAAALLVRITGVLLLGLATVAGQLVTALLLDVFAPSSPAPVAFSTVAGTLLALVAVAVASIRWRRPARTN; encoded by the coding sequence GTGACCTCCCGCTCCTTCCCCCTCTGGCTCGCGCTCGTCTGCGCGATCGTCTGCGGGGCGGGCGTCGCCCTGCAGTCGCGCATCAACGGCGAGCTGGGGCAGCGGCTGGACGACGGGGTCACCGCCGCCGTCATCTCCTTCGGCTCCGGGCTCGTCATCCTCATCGTCGCGATGGCCGTCGCTCCCGCCGGGCGGCGCGGCTTCGGCCGGGTGGCCGCCGCACTGCGCACCCGCGAGCTGCCCTGGTGGTACGTCGTCGGCGGGGCCGCGGGCGCTTTCCTGGTGCTGTCGCAGGGCGTCGCCGCAGCGGTGCTCGGCGTCGCGCTGTTCACGGTGGCGGTCGTGGCCGGCCAGACCGTCAGCGGCCTGGTCCTCGACCGGATCGGCCTCGGCCCGGGAGGCCGCCGCCCGATCACGCCGGCGCGGCTCGCAGGGGCCCTGATCGCCCTCGGCGCCGTGACCTGGGCGGTGTCCGCGCAGCTCGGCGGCTCCGTGCCGATCTGGCTGATGCTGCTGCCGCTGATCTCGGGCCTGGGCCTCGGCTGGCAGCAGGCCGTCAACGGCCAGGTGCGGGTGGTCGCCGAGAGCGCCCTGACCGCGACCTTCATCAACTTCGTGGTCGGGACGACCGTGCTCCTGGTCATCATGGCCGTCGACTGGAGTCTGCGCGGCCTCCCGAAGCCGCTGCCGACCGAGCCGTGGCTCTACCTCGGCGGCGCGATCGGCTGCGTGTTCATCGCGGCCGCCGCGCTGCTCGTCCGGATCACGGGCGTGCTGCTGCTCGGTCTCGCGACCGTCGCCGGTCAGCTCGTGACCGCGCTCCTGCTCGACGTGTTCGCGCCAAGCTCGCCCGCGCCGGTCGCGTTCTCCACCGTCGCCGGAACGCTGCTCGCCCTCGTCGCCGTCGCCGTCGCCAGCATCCGCTGGCGCCGCCCCGCACGAACGAACTGA
- a CDS encoding dihydrolipoamide acetyltransferase family protein, which translates to MKVFTLPDLGEGLADAELVHWLVAVGDTVTVDQPIAEVETAKSVVEVPSPYAGVVAVCHGEEGETILVGSPLLEVREDADVESAAETVVTADATEPERKPEPVAAGSGAVLVGYGTTDHATARRRGRASQHGTAVTSGAPSRIVPVVSPVVRALARTHSIDLASLTPSGVGGVVTRRDVEAALAAAKATAPSVPAAPAAPASRPAPAAAEPGTDPRTGLDIASVTPFSRLRRAVAETMTRSRSEIPEATVWVDVDATELWEARQTLGKSGKPPSLLAFISRFTLSALARHPELAGRVTAGGDGIEVFAGVNLGFAADTPRGLLVPVIRRADRSSVRELDAELGRLSAAARDGVLPPADLTGSTFTVNNYGSLGVDGSAAIINHPEVAILGIGRVIERPWVVEGAVVPRRIVQLSLVFDHRVTDGGVAARFLREIADAIESPIAFLADEAPGTVRE; encoded by the coding sequence ATGAAGGTCTTCACGCTGCCCGACCTGGGCGAGGGACTCGCCGACGCCGAACTGGTCCACTGGCTGGTCGCGGTCGGCGACACCGTGACCGTCGACCAGCCGATCGCCGAGGTGGAGACCGCCAAGTCGGTCGTCGAGGTGCCCTCGCCGTACGCCGGCGTCGTCGCCGTCTGCCACGGCGAGGAGGGCGAGACCATCCTGGTCGGCTCTCCGCTGCTGGAGGTGCGCGAGGATGCGGACGTCGAGTCCGCCGCTGAGACCGTCGTCACCGCGGACGCCACCGAGCCGGAGCGGAAACCCGAGCCCGTCGCGGCCGGCTCCGGTGCCGTGCTCGTCGGCTACGGCACCACCGACCACGCCACCGCCCGCCGCCGCGGCCGCGCCTCCCAGCACGGCACCGCCGTGACCTCCGGAGCGCCCAGCCGCATCGTTCCCGTCGTGTCCCCTGTCGTCCGGGCGCTCGCGCGGACGCACAGCATCGACCTCGCCTCGCTCACTCCGAGCGGCGTGGGCGGGGTCGTCACGCGGCGCGACGTGGAGGCGGCGCTCGCCGCGGCGAAAGCCACCGCGCCAAGCGTGCCCGCAGCACCGGCGGCGCCCGCATCCCGCCCGGCCCCCGCCGCCGCCGAGCCGGGGACCGACCCCCGCACCGGCCTCGACATCGCCTCCGTCACCCCCTTCTCCCGCCTCCGCCGCGCGGTCGCCGAGACCATGACGCGCAGCCGCTCCGAGATCCCGGAGGCGACCGTCTGGGTCGACGTCGACGCCACCGAGCTGTGGGAGGCCAGGCAGACCCTCGGGAAGTCGGGCAAGCCGCCGTCGCTGCTCGCCTTCATCTCGCGGTTCACGCTCAGCGCGCTGGCGCGGCATCCCGAGCTCGCCGGCCGGGTCACCGCAGGCGGCGACGGGATCGAGGTGTTCGCGGGGGTGAACCTCGGCTTCGCGGCCGACACCCCGCGCGGCCTGCTGGTCCCGGTGATCCGCCGCGCCGACCGCTCGAGCGTCCGCGAGCTTGACGCCGAGCTCGGCCGCCTGTCCGCCGCCGCGCGCGACGGCGTGCTGCCGCCCGCGGATCTGACCGGCTCCACCTTCACCGTGAACAACTACGGGAGTCTCGGGGTCGACGGCAGCGCCGCGATCATCAACCACCCGGAGGTCGCCATCCTCGGCATCGGCCGGGTCATCGAGCGCCCGTGGGTGGTCGAGGGCGCCGTCGTCCCGCGCCGGATCGTGCAGCTCAGCCTGGTCTTCGACCACCGCGTCACGGACGGCGGAGTGGCTGCCCGGTTCCTGCGCGAGATCGCCGACGCCATCGAGTCGCCGATCGCCTTCCTCGCCGACGAGGCGCCGGGTACGGTGAGGGAATGA
- a CDS encoding alpha-ketoacid dehydrogenase subunit beta, with protein MTIMHDAPADRQPEPEQPSAPAVATMTMAQALNRALADSLAEDPAVLVFGEDVGTLGGVFRITDGLTKRFGEQRCFDTPLAESGIVGTAVGMAMNGMRPVVEMQFDAFAYPAFEQIVDHVAKMGNRTRGKVRLPMVIRIPFAGGIGGVEHHSDSSEAYYVHTPGLTVVSPATPQDAYGLLRAAIASPDPVVFMEPKKLYWSTGEVDTTAPLPELGRARVAREGTDATLIAYGPTVPVALAAAEAAAEEGRSLAVIDVRTLTPFDDETVCAAVRATGRAVVVAEAPGFASVASEIAARVSERCFHYLEAPVRRVTGFDTPFAPPKLERYYLPGVDRVLDAVDSLQWEDA; from the coding sequence ATGACGATCATGCACGACGCCCCCGCCGACCGGCAGCCCGAGCCCGAGCAGCCGTCCGCGCCCGCCGTCGCCACGATGACGATGGCGCAGGCCCTCAACCGCGCCCTCGCCGACTCCCTCGCAGAGGACCCGGCGGTCCTCGTCTTCGGCGAGGACGTCGGCACGCTCGGCGGCGTCTTCCGCATCACGGACGGCCTGACCAAGCGCTTCGGCGAGCAGCGCTGCTTCGACACCCCGCTGGCCGAGTCCGGCATCGTCGGCACCGCGGTCGGCATGGCGATGAACGGGATGCGCCCGGTCGTCGAGATGCAGTTCGACGCGTTCGCCTACCCGGCGTTCGAGCAGATCGTGGACCACGTCGCCAAGATGGGCAACCGCACGCGCGGGAAGGTCCGGCTGCCGATGGTCATCCGCATCCCGTTCGCGGGCGGCATCGGCGGCGTCGAGCACCACTCCGACTCCTCCGAGGCCTACTACGTGCACACGCCCGGCCTGACCGTGGTGTCGCCGGCGACGCCGCAGGACGCCTACGGCCTGCTCCGCGCCGCCATCGCCTCCCCGGACCCGGTGGTCTTCATGGAGCCGAAGAAGCTGTACTGGTCGACCGGCGAGGTCGACACGACCGCACCGCTGCCCGAGCTGGGCCGCGCACGCGTCGCCAGAGAGGGCACCGACGCGACCCTGATCGCCTACGGCCCGACGGTGCCGGTGGCGCTCGCCGCCGCGGAGGCCGCAGCCGAGGAGGGTCGCAGCCTGGCCGTGATCGATGTGCGGACCCTGACCCCGTTCGACGACGAGACCGTCTGCGCCGCCGTCCGTGCGACCGGCCGCGCCGTGGTCGTGGCGGAGGCGCCGGGCTTCGCCAGCGTCGCCTCCGAGATCGCCGCCCGCGTCTCCGAGCGCTGCTTCCACTACCTGGAGGCGCCGGTGCGCCGGGTGACCGGCTTCGACACCCCGTTCGCGCCACCGAAGCTGGAGCGCTACTACCTGCCGGGCGTGGACCGCGTGCTCGACGCCGTCGACAGCCTGCAGTGGGAGGACGCATGA
- the pdhA gene encoding pyruvate dehydrogenase (acetyl-transferring) E1 component subunit alpha, translated as MHADDLMPGDTPLRLIDEQGSGHPHEHYAFPTTEQLRDGYGRLVLGRRLNDQADALVRQGKLAVYPSSHGQEACEVAAAMVLGERDWLFPTYRDSVAVVSRGVDPFEAFLLLRGDWHSGYDPNKYRVAPQATPLATQLLHAVGFAHAARMRGEDTVVVALCGDGATSEGDFHEALNFAAVFHLPVVFLVQNNGYAISVPLSRQTAAPSLAHKGVGYGMRGRLVDGNDLAALLAVLGEAVTEAREGGGPTLVEALTYRMKSHTNADDATRYRTSAEVEPWIARDPLLRLRTWLTAEGALTDDDDAEFRAQADRVAVDLRTRIMADVEPQPMDLFEFVYAEPTPQLREQSALLAAELAAETRAAQSRTEEVAR; from the coding sequence ATGCACGCCGACGACCTGATGCCGGGCGACACCCCGCTGCGGCTCATCGACGAGCAGGGCTCTGGCCACCCGCACGAGCACTACGCGTTCCCGACCACCGAGCAGCTCCGCGACGGCTACGGCCGCCTCGTGCTGGGCCGCCGGCTCAACGACCAGGCCGACGCCCTGGTGCGGCAGGGCAAGCTGGCCGTGTACCCGTCCTCGCACGGCCAGGAGGCCTGCGAGGTCGCCGCGGCGATGGTGCTCGGCGAGCGGGACTGGCTCTTCCCGACCTACCGCGACTCGGTCGCCGTCGTCTCCCGGGGCGTGGACCCGTTCGAGGCGTTCCTGCTGCTGCGCGGCGACTGGCACTCCGGCTACGACCCGAACAAGTACCGCGTCGCCCCGCAGGCGACTCCGCTCGCCACCCAGCTCCTGCACGCGGTCGGTTTCGCCCACGCGGCCAGGATGCGCGGCGAGGACACCGTTGTCGTTGCGCTGTGCGGCGACGGCGCCACCAGCGAGGGCGACTTCCACGAGGCGCTCAACTTCGCGGCCGTGTTCCACCTCCCCGTCGTCTTCCTCGTCCAGAACAATGGCTACGCGATCTCCGTGCCGCTCAGCCGGCAGACCGCCGCGCCGAGCCTGGCGCACAAGGGCGTCGGCTACGGGATGCGCGGCCGTCTGGTCGACGGCAACGACCTCGCCGCGCTGCTCGCGGTGCTAGGGGAGGCCGTCACCGAGGCCCGTGAGGGCGGCGGCCCCACGCTGGTGGAGGCGCTCACCTACCGGATGAAGTCGCACACCAACGCCGACGACGCCACCCGCTACCGCACCTCCGCGGAGGTGGAGCCGTGGATCGCCCGCGACCCGCTGCTGCGGCTGCGCACCTGGCTGACGGCCGAGGGCGCGCTGACCGACGACGACGACGCCGAGTTCCGCGCCCAGGCCGATCGCGTCGCCGTCGACCTCCGCACCCGGATCATGGCGGACGTCGAGCCCCAGCCGATGGACCTGTTCGAGTTCGTCTACGCCGAGCCGACGCCGCAGCTCCGGGAGCAGTCCGCGCTGCTCGCCGCCGAGCTCGCCGCGGAGACCCGGGCAGCGCAGTCCCGCACCGAGGAGGTCGCCCGATGA
- a CDS encoding Lrp/AsnC family transcriptional regulator produces the protein MDDIDTRIVDALRADGRASITAVAEAAHVSRANAYARVSRLVEEGVITGFTAKVDPRRSGRASSAYVTMRVEQAAWHDLRARLRAIPEVEHFALVGGDFDVILLVRARDNEDLRRVVLEELTTMPSVRDTKTSLVFEDHDLR, from the coding sequence ATGGACGACATCGACACCCGCATCGTGGACGCATTGCGCGCCGACGGCCGCGCCTCCATCACCGCCGTCGCGGAGGCGGCGCACGTCTCCCGGGCCAACGCCTACGCCCGCGTCTCCCGCCTGGTCGAGGAGGGCGTCATCACGGGCTTCACGGCGAAGGTCGACCCGCGCCGCTCCGGCCGCGCGTCATCGGCCTACGTGACGATGCGCGTGGAGCAGGCGGCCTGGCACGACCTCCGGGCGCGGCTGCGCGCCATCCCGGAGGTGGAGCACTTCGCGCTGGTCGGCGGCGACTTCGACGTCATCCTGCTGGTGCGGGCGCGCGACAACGAGGACCTGCGGCGCGTGGTGCTGGAGGAGCTGACCACCATGCCGTCGGTGCGGGACACCAAGACGTCGCTCGTCTTCGAGGACCACGACCTCCGCTGA
- a CDS encoding low temperature requirement protein A, translated as MSGGRLPRLPVAGDRDPSRAHWMELFFDLVFVALVGQLAHGLHTAPSFGALAVFVALFASVWWSWVNLTFVVDVSPQLSARRLSIVMLIAMFAVGALAVAAPEAVGDRAWLFATGNALLRVLLLVVWIGFSWANGRASRVRILAYNGLTAVLWLVSIALPAPANYVLWAVAIVLEVVLLTATSGSWAQIALDRLNVEHLSERFGLLVIIVLGESVLSIVDAVSGAWTVAAGLVGVLGLLLTAGLAWSFFLYGVDVMASGLERLLEAGDARTIRDTVAFLPFLLLAGVTALSGALAEGIAHPGEPLPPALAVSLGGGIALFYLTNAVIARRYGDPWRVVLRWATPAVGLSAALAVAALWLPAAAAIGCAVVILGVVVTSAELASRSRRLLAGRGSATIY; from the coding sequence ATGAGCGGCGGGAGGCTGCCCCGGCTCCCCGTCGCCGGCGACCGGGATCCGTCGCGGGCGCACTGGATGGAGCTGTTCTTCGACCTGGTCTTCGTCGCGCTGGTCGGGCAGCTCGCGCATGGGCTCCACACCGCGCCGTCGTTCGGGGCGCTCGCCGTGTTCGTGGCCCTGTTCGCGTCCGTGTGGTGGTCGTGGGTCAACCTGACCTTCGTCGTGGATGTGTCGCCGCAGCTCAGCGCACGGCGGCTGTCGATCGTCATGCTGATCGCGATGTTCGCTGTCGGGGCGCTCGCGGTCGCGGCGCCGGAGGCCGTCGGCGACCGGGCCTGGCTGTTCGCCACCGGCAACGCGCTGCTGCGGGTACTCCTTCTTGTGGTGTGGATCGGCTTCTCCTGGGCGAACGGGAGGGCCTCCCGGGTCCGCATCCTCGCCTACAACGGCCTGACCGCCGTTCTCTGGCTGGTGTCGATCGCGCTCCCCGCACCCGCGAACTACGTGCTGTGGGCGGTCGCGATCGTCCTGGAGGTCGTGCTGCTGACGGCGACCTCCGGCAGCTGGGCGCAGATCGCCCTCGACCGGCTGAACGTCGAGCACCTGTCCGAGCGGTTCGGGCTGCTCGTCATCATCGTGCTGGGCGAGTCGGTGCTGAGCATCGTGGACGCGGTGTCCGGCGCCTGGACGGTCGCCGCCGGGCTCGTCGGCGTGCTCGGGCTGCTGCTGACCGCGGGGCTCGCGTGGTCGTTCTTCCTGTACGGCGTCGACGTGATGGCGAGCGGGCTGGAGCGGCTGCTGGAGGCCGGCGATGCGCGCACGATCAGGGACACGGTCGCGTTCCTGCCGTTCCTGCTGCTGGCAGGGGTCACGGCGCTGTCCGGCGCGCTCGCCGAGGGGATCGCGCACCCGGGCGAGCCGCTGCCGCCGGCGCTGGCAGTGTCGCTCGGCGGCGGGATCGCGCTGTTCTACCTGACGAACGCGGTCATCGCACGCCGCTACGGCGACCCGTGGCGGGTGGTGCTGCGCTGGGCGACGCCGGCGGTCGGACTGTCCGCGGCGCTCGCGGTCGCGGCGCTGTGGCTGCCGGCCGCGGCCGCCATCGGCTGCGCCGTGGTGATTCTGGGGGTGGTCGTGACGTCGGCGGAGCTCGCTTCGCGCTCGCGGCGGTTGCTCGCGGGTCGGGGTTCTGCGACTATTTACTAG
- a CDS encoding acetyl-CoA C-acyltransferase has product MAEAYLVGGVRTAVGRYGGALAGVRPDDLAALVVAEAVRRAGVDGSALDDVMLGAANQAGEDNRNVARMAALLAGLPDSVPGVTVNRLCASGLSAVTLAGQAIRAGDADLIVAGGVESMTRAPWVQAKPARPWAKPGEQFDTSIGWRFTNPRFLERDKATYTMPETAEEVARLDGITREDADAFALQSHRRAAAATDAGCFSDEIIPVATASGEFSADESIRRDTDASALAALRPVVAGGSVVTAGNSSPLNDGASALVVASGDAVQRYGLTPRARIVASASAGVAPEVMGLGPVPATNRALERSGLELGDIGSIELNEAFAAQAIACLRRLGLDDEDGRARVNADGGAIALGHALGSSGARILVTLLGRMEREQSRYGLATMCVGVGQGAALILEAV; this is encoded by the coding sequence ATGGCGGAGGCCTACCTCGTCGGCGGTGTGCGCACGGCGGTCGGACGCTACGGCGGAGCATTGGCGGGCGTGCGGCCCGACGACCTCGCCGCACTGGTGGTCGCGGAGGCCGTGCGCCGCGCGGGAGTGGACGGCTCTGCGCTCGACGACGTCATGCTCGGCGCCGCGAACCAGGCGGGCGAGGACAACCGGAACGTGGCCCGGATGGCCGCGCTGCTGGCCGGCCTCCCGGACAGCGTTCCCGGCGTCACCGTCAACCGGCTGTGCGCGTCCGGCCTCAGCGCCGTGACCCTCGCCGGTCAGGCGATCCGCGCGGGCGACGCCGACCTGATCGTCGCAGGCGGCGTCGAGTCGATGACGCGGGCGCCCTGGGTGCAGGCCAAGCCGGCGCGGCCGTGGGCCAAGCCGGGCGAGCAGTTCGACACCTCCATCGGCTGGCGCTTCACCAACCCGCGGTTCCTGGAGCGCGACAAGGCCACCTACACGATGCCCGAGACGGCGGAGGAGGTCGCCCGGCTCGACGGGATCACCCGCGAGGACGCCGACGCGTTCGCCCTCCAGAGCCACCGGCGCGCTGCGGCGGCGACGGACGCCGGCTGCTTCTCCGACGAGATCATCCCGGTCGCGACCGCGTCCGGCGAGTTCTCGGCCGACGAGAGCATCCGCCGCGACACCGACGCGTCCGCTCTCGCGGCGTTGCGGCCGGTCGTCGCGGGAGGCAGCGTCGTCACCGCGGGCAACTCCTCTCCCCTCAACGACGGCGCGTCCGCCCTCGTGGTCGCGAGCGGCGACGCCGTCCAGCGCTACGGCCTCACGCCGCGCGCCCGGATCGTCGCCTCGGCGAGCGCCGGCGTCGCGCCCGAGGTGATGGGGCTCGGCCCCGTCCCCGCGACCAACCGCGCGCTGGAGCGCTCCGGGCTGGAGCTCGGCGACATCGGCAGCATCGAACTCAACGAGGCGTTCGCCGCGCAGGCGATCGCCTGCCTGCGCCGGCTCGGCCTGGACGACGAGGACGGCCGGGCGCGGGTCAACGCCGACGGCGGCGCGATCGCGCTCGGCCACGCGCTCGGATCGAGCGGAGCGCGCATTCTGGTGACCCTCCTCGGCCGGATGGAGCGCGAGCAGTCCCGCTACGGCCTGGCGACGATGTGCGTCGGCGTCGGCCAGGGCGCCGCCCTCATCCTGGAGGCGGTGTGA
- a CDS encoding enoyl-CoA hydratase/isomerase family protein: MAEPTTLLIAESADRVVATLNRPEVRNAIDQRMVDELHALCEDLERDPRILILTGSEGVFASGADIAELRERTAADARRAINATIFVRIAELPMPVIAALDGYALGGGAELAYAADFRLGTPRLRIGNPETSLGIIAAAGALWRLPQLVGEPLAAEITMAGRVLNGEEALAAGLVSDLFEPGELLAGAHALADRIAKNDPLATQCTKRVLRAPLGDHPRAEREAQAVLFESPEKQRRMTEFLEKRRR; the protein is encoded by the coding sequence ATGGCGGAGCCGACGACCCTGCTGATCGCCGAGAGCGCCGACCGCGTGGTCGCGACGCTCAATCGTCCGGAGGTCCGCAACGCGATCGACCAGCGGATGGTGGACGAGTTGCACGCGCTGTGCGAGGACCTGGAGCGCGATCCGCGCATCCTCATCCTCACCGGTTCGGAGGGCGTGTTCGCCTCCGGCGCCGACATCGCCGAGCTGCGGGAGCGCACCGCGGCCGACGCCCGCCGCGCGATCAATGCGACGATCTTCGTCCGCATCGCCGAGCTGCCCATGCCGGTGATCGCCGCGCTCGACGGCTACGCGCTGGGCGGCGGCGCCGAGCTGGCCTACGCGGCGGACTTCCGGCTCGGCACCCCGCGACTGCGGATCGGCAACCCGGAGACCTCGCTCGGGATCATCGCCGCGGCCGGCGCCCTCTGGCGGCTGCCGCAGCTCGTCGGCGAGCCGCTCGCCGCCGAGATCACGATGGCCGGGCGCGTGCTGAACGGCGAGGAGGCGCTGGCCGCCGGGCTCGTGAGCGACCTGTTCGAGCCCGGCGAGCTGCTCGCCGGCGCGCACGCCCTCGCTGACCGGATCGCGAAGAACGACCCGCTGGCGACCCAGTGCACCAAGCGGGTGCTGCGCGCGCCGCTGGGCGACCATCCCCGGGCCGAGCGGGAGGCGCAGGCCGTGCTGTTCGAGTCCCCGGAGAAGCAGCGCCGGATGACGGAGTTCCTGGAGAAGAGGCGACGATGA
- a CDS encoding 3-hydroxyacyl-CoA dehydrogenase family protein, which produces MSDRKNGVPEHVAIPEQVAVIGGGRMGAGIAHAFLMAGAHVAVVERDAESASSARERVEAAIDGSVRRGATAPAPERLIATTSWDALRGAALVVEAVPELPELKHDALRRAEELLEPDAVLASNTSSLSIDGLAGVLRRPGGFLGMHFFNPVPASALVEVVAGQATAPSAVDLATGWVEALGKTPIVVRDSPGFASSRLGVLLGLEAVRMVEEGVASPEAIDTAMTLGYKHPVGPLRLTDIVGLDVRLDIAEYLASELGPRFEPPALLRRMVADGLLGRKSGRGFYDWSGDEAAGGAPLTRAPGRPR; this is translated from the coding sequence ATGAGCGACCGGAAGAACGGCGTACCCGAGCACGTCGCCATCCCAGAGCAGGTCGCTGTAATCGGCGGCGGCCGGATGGGTGCGGGCATCGCGCACGCGTTCCTGATGGCGGGCGCACACGTGGCCGTCGTCGAGCGCGACGCCGAGTCGGCGTCCTCCGCCCGCGAGCGCGTGGAGGCCGCGATCGACGGCAGCGTGCGCCGCGGCGCGACGGCCCCTGCGCCAGAGCGACTGATCGCCACGACCTCGTGGGACGCGCTGCGCGGCGCCGCCCTCGTCGTGGAGGCCGTACCGGAGCTCCCCGAGCTCAAGCACGACGCGCTCCGCCGCGCCGAGGAGCTCCTGGAGCCCGACGCCGTGCTGGCGAGCAACACCTCCTCGCTGTCCATCGACGGCCTCGCCGGGGTGCTGCGGCGGCCGGGCGGTTTCCTCGGCATGCACTTCTTCAACCCTGTCCCGGCCTCGGCCCTGGTGGAGGTCGTTGCCGGGCAGGCGACCGCGCCGAGCGCCGTCGACCTCGCGACCGGCTGGGTGGAGGCCCTCGGCAAGACGCCGATCGTGGTGCGCGACTCCCCCGGCTTCGCTTCGTCGCGACTCGGCGTGCTGCTCGGGCTGGAGGCCGTGCGGATGGTCGAGGAGGGCGTCGCATCCCCCGAGGCCATCGACACCGCGATGACCCTCGGCTACAAGCATCCGGTCGGGCCGCTCCGGCTCACCGACATCGTCGGGCTGGACGTGCGGCTGGACATCGCGGAGTACCTCGCGAGCGAGCTGGGGCCGCGGTTCGAGCCTCCCGCGCTGCTGCGCCGCATGGTCGCGGACGGCCTGCTCGGCCGCAAGTCCGGCCGCGGGTTCTACGACTGGAGCGGGGACGAGGCGGCGGGCGGCGCACCGCTCACGCGCGCTCCGGGGCGTCCACGATGA
- a CDS encoding PaaI family thioesterase produces MADEDWTIELGELDEKMGVRILEQSAERVVATMPVAGNRQSFGLLHGGASVAFAEALGSWAAVIHAGPGRSAVGLDINATHHRSARSGLVTGVATAIRLGRKVTSHEVVLTDEEGNRLCTVRITNLIVDAPERA; encoded by the coding sequence GTGGCCGATGAAGACTGGACGATCGAGCTCGGCGAGCTCGACGAGAAGATGGGCGTGCGCATCCTGGAGCAATCCGCGGAGCGCGTCGTCGCGACGATGCCGGTGGCGGGCAACCGCCAGTCGTTCGGGCTGCTGCACGGCGGCGCCTCTGTGGCGTTCGCGGAGGCGCTCGGCTCGTGGGCGGCCGTGATCCACGCCGGCCCCGGCCGCAGCGCGGTCGGGCTCGACATCAACGCGACGCACCACCGGTCCGCCCGCAGCGGCTTGGTGACCGGCGTCGCGACGGCGATCCGGCTGGGCAGGAAGGTCACGTCGCACGAGGTCGTCCTGACCGACGAGGAGGGCAACCGGCTCTGCACCGTGCGCATCACGAACCTCATCGTGGACGCCCCGGAGCGCGCGTGA